From one Lycium ferocissimum isolate CSIRO_LF1 chromosome 7, AGI_CSIRO_Lferr_CH_V1, whole genome shotgun sequence genomic stretch:
- the LOC132063407 gene encoding glutamine synthetase, chloroplastic — protein MAQILAPSAQWQMRMTKSSTDASPLTSKMWSSVVLKQNKRLAVKSAAKFRVFALQSDNGTVNRVEQLLNLDVTPYTDKIIAEYIWIGGTGIDMRSKSRTISKPVKHASDLPKWNYDGSSTGQAPGEDSEVILYPQAIFKDPFRGGNNILVICDAYTPAGEPIPTNKRHKAAQIFSDPKVVSEIPWFGIEQEYTLLQPNVNWPLGWPVGGYPGPQGPYYCGAGADKSFGRDISDAHYKACLYAGINISGTNGEVMPGQWEFQVGPSVGIEAGDHIWCARYLLERITEQAGVVLSLDPKPIEGDWNGAGCHTNYSTLSMREEGGFEIIKKAILNLSLRHMDHISAYGEGNERRLTGKHETASIDQFSWGVANRGASIRVGRDTEKEGKGYLEDRRPASNMDPYVVTGLLAETTILWEPTLEAEALAAQKLSLKV, from the exons ATGGCTCAGATCCTGGCTCCATCTGCACAATGGCAGATGAGAATGACGAAGAGCTCAACAGATGCAAGTCCCTTGACTTCAAAAATGTGGAGCTCTGTGGTTTTGAAGCAGAATAAAAGACTTGCTGTCAAAAGCGCTGCCAAATTTAGAGTTTTTGCTCTCCAGTCTGATAATGGCACTGTGAACAGAGTGGAACAGCTGCTAAACTTGGACGTAACTCCATACACTGATAAGATCATTGCTGAATATATTTG GATTGGAGGTACTGGAATTGACATGCGTAGTAAATCAAGG ACTATTTCAAAGCCAGTCAAGCATGCTTCTGATCTCCCAAAGTGGAACTACGATGGATCAAGTACTGGACAAGCGCCTGGAGAAGACAGTGAAGTCATTCTATA TCCTCAGGCAATATTTAAAGACCCTTTCCGTGGTGGTAACAACATCTTG gtTATCTGTGATGCCTACACACCAGCTGGAGAGCCAATTCCTACAAACAAACGCCATAAAGCTGCTCAAATTTTTAGCGACCCAAAAGTTGTTTCTGAAATTCCATG GTTTGGAATAGAACAAGAGTACACCTTACTCCAGCCAAATGTAAATTGGCCCTTAGGTTGGCCTGTTGGAGGCTACCCCGGACCTCAG GGTCCTTACTACTGTGGTGCTGGAGCGGATAAGTCATTTGGCCGAGATATATCAGATGCTCACTACAAGGCTTGCCTGTATGCTGGAATTAACATTAGTGGTACTAATGGAGAGGTTATGCCAGGACAG TGGGAATTTCAAGTCGGTCCTAGTGTGGGAATTGAAGCTGGAGATCATATCTGGTGTGCTAGATACCTCCTTGAG AGAATTACTGAACAAGCAGGAGTTGTTCTCTCACTTGATCCAAAACCAATTGAG GGTGACTGGAACGGTGCAGGATGCCACACTAACTACAG TACACTAAGTATGAGAGAAGAGGGAGGCtttgaaataataaagaaagcaATTCTGAATCTTTCCCTTCGCCACATGGATCATATAAGTGCTTATGGCGAAGGAAATGAGAGAAGGTTGACTGGAAAGCATGAAACTGCAAGCATTGACCAATTTTCATGG GGAGTTGCTAACCGTGGTGCCTCAATCCGTGTGGGGCGTGACACTGAGAAGGAAGGCAAAG GTTATCTGGAAGACCGCCGCCCAGCTTCAAACATGGACCCCTATGTTGTGACCGGATTACTTGCCGAAACTACTATACTGTGGGAGCCAACCCTTGAGGCTGAAGCTCTTGCTGCCCAAAAACTCTCATTGAAGGTTTAG
- the LOC132063409 gene encoding membrane protein PM19L codes for MASGAGKSAAFMLLILNVFLYFIVTVISGWAVNHAIVRSRETASTLAIPARIFPIFFPFGNMATGSLIIFSLIAGVVGFVTSLTGIQNVIQWDAPNLHTAAFTSLTSWLLTLLAMGLACKEIDMGWTDSNLRTLETILIILGGTQMFCTAAIHAGIGDVNTRGV; via the exons ATGGCTTCAGGGGCAGGAAAATCAGCAGCTTTTATGCTTTTGATCCTTAATGTtttcctttacttcattgttactgTAATTTCTGGTTGGGCTGTCAATCATGCCATAGTTAGATCCCGAGAAACAG CATCAACTCTCGCAATCCCAGCTAGGATCTTTCCTATATTCTTTCCATTTGGGAACATGGCAACTGGTTCTCTCATCATATTCTCACTTATTGCTGGAGTGGTGGGCTTCGTTACCTCACTTACTGGAATTCAAAATGTGATACAATGGGATGCACCCAATTTACATACAGCTGCTTTCACTTCTCTCACCAGTTGGCTACTCACATTACTTGCTATGGG GTTGGCTTGTAAGGAGATTGATATGGGGTGGACCGACTCAAATTTG AGGACCTTGGAGACCATATTGATAATATTGGGCGGGACACAAATGTTTTGCACTGCTGCAATTCATGCTGGAATTGGAGATGTTAATACCCGTGGTGTTTAA